Proteins found in one Venturia canescens isolate UGA chromosome 6, ASM1945775v1, whole genome shotgun sequence genomic segment:
- the LOC122412819 gene encoding uncharacterized protein isoform X2 — MEEVIALSTQNPLSLLVKFGMMAWNNTCGIENCSGHGECHNGTCLCEIQFDGTECHVPNFSYYVAFATIFFILAFVCLTQLVMCIVAEWQRMKAPSFLRACRVTTQKVLYFVVFLAASIRGAYFTSPTAFKEGWSRSLLSAYYPLLLSGSSLIVCFWAEVFHIRNIRTDKPQFLSKSFFGFVVFNLITYSLLLAEFVTAQINSRQDQSFYTHIFNGCYAVLLFIVVIFFLIYGVEVFFKVRGGFLSEHHVASIATNVRTPTDPKAQEEDPVTAKLFEPIPTTSAEAMNLEQQINTSQLHQSRFGLLSQAFMLFIVVGFLFSETLSEFWKTKVPLYSRNWHDVVFRVIEVGVALWFPCVLWNCMSPEQLWILNPKRILKKLDLDQTKVTKEIELQEKNAIDGRLLPDNCSIGSKDCWICYDNETQDAGPLIQPCQCRGDVSAVHHDCLRRWLVESSMNADSLSCKVCGTKYNVEHASRLDWQNGLTPRHWVQTIAIVTTMCGSSAAAWVLIQLVEGPIIRMLAAGTALLVMYVCIRFLSLNTVVAYQRAKISALNIVNAESTSAASPQVTTISHTIAVDLAKTEMVTS, encoded by the exons ATGGAAGAAGTGATTGCTTTAAGTACGCAAAACCCGCTCTCTCTATTGGTCAAATTTGGGATGATGGCCTGGAACAATACATGCGGAATTGAAAATTGCTCCGGACATGGGGAATGTCACAATGGCACGTGTCTCTGTGAA ATACAATTCGATGGGACGGAATGTCACGTGCCGAATTTCAGCTATTACGTCGCGTTTGCGAccattttcttcattcttgCATTCGTCTGCTTGACCCAGCTGGTCATGTGCATCGTCGCCGAATGGCAAAGAATGAAAGCACCCTCGTTCTTGCGCGCCTGTCGTGTAACTACGCAAAAAGTATTATATTTCGTTGTCTTTTTGGCGGCATCGATAAGAGGAGCATATTTTACGTCCCCG actGCATTCAAAGAAGGGTGGTCGAGAAGTCTTTTGTCGGCTTATTATCCTTTGCTACTCAGTGGCTCGTCTCTAATCGTTTGTTTTTGGGCCGAAGTTTTTCACATTCGCAACATTCGCACTGACAAACCACAATTCTTGTCTAAATCGTTTTTCGGTTTCGTTGTTTTTAATCTCATTACTTATTCTCTCTTACTCGCTGAATTTGTTACCGCCCAGATAAACTCTCGACAAGATCAG aGCTTCTACACTCACATTTTTAATGGTTGCTATGCTGTTCTCCTCTTTATCgtcgttattttctttctaattTACGGAGTCGAAGTTTTCTTCAAg GTTCGTGGCGGTTTTTTGAGTGAGCATCATGTGGCTTCAATTGCAACTAACGTTCGAACACCAACCGACCCAAAAGCCCAAGAAGAGGATCCAGTCACGGCGAAACTATTCGAGCCCATTCCAACGACTTCGGCTGAGGCCATGAATCTTGAGCAACAAATCAACACTTCTCAGCTCCATCAGTCTAGATTCGGATTGCTTTCTCAGGCTTTTATGCTGTTCATCGTCGTTGGTTTTTTGTTCAGCGAGACTCTCAGCGAATTTTGGAAAACAAA agttcCGTTGTACAGCAGGAATTGGCATGATGTTGTTTTTCGAGTCATTGAAGTTGGTGTAGCTTTGTGGTTCCCCTGTGTTCTGTGGAATTGTATGAG TCCGGAGCAATTATGGATACTAAACCCGAAgcgaattttgaagaaattggATCTCGATCAGACGAAAGTGACGAAAGAGATCGAACTGCAGGAGAAAAATGCAATTGACGGTAGATTATTGCCGGACAATTGCTCGATCGGCAGTAAGGATTGTTGGATTTGTTATGACAATGAGACCCAGGACGCTGGGCCGTTGATACAGCCGTGTCAATGCAGAGGTGACGTTAGTGCTGTCCACCACGATTGTCTGAGACGCTGGCTCGTCGAG AGTTCAATGAACGCGGACAGCTTGTCGTGCAAAGTATGCGGTACAAAGTACAACGTGGAACATGCTAGTCGTTTGGATTGGCAGAACGGTTTGACGCCGCGTCATTGGGTACAAACAATTGCGATTGTTACGACAATGTGCGGTTCGTCCGCCGCTGCTTGGGTACTCATTCAATTAGTCGAAGGGCCGATAATTAGGATGCTAGCGGCTGGCACCGCACTTTTGGTCATGTACGTCTGCATCAg ATTTTTGAGCCTGAACACGGTTGTAGCATATCAACGTGCCAAAATATCAGCTCTAAATATCGTCAACGCCGAGAGTACTAGTGCCGCCAGTCCTCAGGTCACCACCATAAGTCATACAATCGCTGTAGATTTAGCTAAGACCGAAATGGTCACAtcataa
- the LOC122412819 gene encoding uncharacterized protein isoform X1, whose product MVYPDEYSQRTATEQSTSKRVIMEEVIALSTQNPLSLLVKFGMMAWNNTCGIENCSGHGECHNGTCLCEIQFDGTECHVPNFSYYVAFATIFFILAFVCLTQLVMCIVAEWQRMKAPSFLRACRVTTQKVLYFVVFLAASIRGAYFTSPTAFKEGWSRSLLSAYYPLLLSGSSLIVCFWAEVFHIRNIRTDKPQFLSKSFFGFVVFNLITYSLLLAEFVTAQINSRQDQSFYTHIFNGCYAVLLFIVVIFFLIYGVEVFFKVRGGFLSEHHVASIATNVRTPTDPKAQEEDPVTAKLFEPIPTTSAEAMNLEQQINTSQLHQSRFGLLSQAFMLFIVVGFLFSETLSEFWKTKVPLYSRNWHDVVFRVIEVGVALWFPCVLWNCMSPEQLWILNPKRILKKLDLDQTKVTKEIELQEKNAIDGRLLPDNCSIGSKDCWICYDNETQDAGPLIQPCQCRGDVSAVHHDCLRRWLVESSMNADSLSCKVCGTKYNVEHASRLDWQNGLTPRHWVQTIAIVTTMCGSSAAAWVLIQLVEGPIIRMLAAGTALLVMYVCIRFLSLNTVVAYQRAKISALNIVNAESTSAASPQVTTISHTIAVDLAKTEMVTS is encoded by the exons ATGGTGTATCCGGATGAATACTCACAG AGGACTGCCACAGAGCAGTCCACGTCGAAAAGAGTGATCATGGAAGAAGTGATTGCTTTAAGTACGCAAAACCCGCTCTCTCTATTGGTCAAATTTGGGATGATGGCCTGGAACAATACATGCGGAATTGAAAATTGCTCCGGACATGGGGAATGTCACAATGGCACGTGTCTCTGTGAA ATACAATTCGATGGGACGGAATGTCACGTGCCGAATTTCAGCTATTACGTCGCGTTTGCGAccattttcttcattcttgCATTCGTCTGCTTGACCCAGCTGGTCATGTGCATCGTCGCCGAATGGCAAAGAATGAAAGCACCCTCGTTCTTGCGCGCCTGTCGTGTAACTACGCAAAAAGTATTATATTTCGTTGTCTTTTTGGCGGCATCGATAAGAGGAGCATATTTTACGTCCCCG actGCATTCAAAGAAGGGTGGTCGAGAAGTCTTTTGTCGGCTTATTATCCTTTGCTACTCAGTGGCTCGTCTCTAATCGTTTGTTTTTGGGCCGAAGTTTTTCACATTCGCAACATTCGCACTGACAAACCACAATTCTTGTCTAAATCGTTTTTCGGTTTCGTTGTTTTTAATCTCATTACTTATTCTCTCTTACTCGCTGAATTTGTTACCGCCCAGATAAACTCTCGACAAGATCAG aGCTTCTACACTCACATTTTTAATGGTTGCTATGCTGTTCTCCTCTTTATCgtcgttattttctttctaattTACGGAGTCGAAGTTTTCTTCAAg GTTCGTGGCGGTTTTTTGAGTGAGCATCATGTGGCTTCAATTGCAACTAACGTTCGAACACCAACCGACCCAAAAGCCCAAGAAGAGGATCCAGTCACGGCGAAACTATTCGAGCCCATTCCAACGACTTCGGCTGAGGCCATGAATCTTGAGCAACAAATCAACACTTCTCAGCTCCATCAGTCTAGATTCGGATTGCTTTCTCAGGCTTTTATGCTGTTCATCGTCGTTGGTTTTTTGTTCAGCGAGACTCTCAGCGAATTTTGGAAAACAAA agttcCGTTGTACAGCAGGAATTGGCATGATGTTGTTTTTCGAGTCATTGAAGTTGGTGTAGCTTTGTGGTTCCCCTGTGTTCTGTGGAATTGTATGAG TCCGGAGCAATTATGGATACTAAACCCGAAgcgaattttgaagaaattggATCTCGATCAGACGAAAGTGACGAAAGAGATCGAACTGCAGGAGAAAAATGCAATTGACGGTAGATTATTGCCGGACAATTGCTCGATCGGCAGTAAGGATTGTTGGATTTGTTATGACAATGAGACCCAGGACGCTGGGCCGTTGATACAGCCGTGTCAATGCAGAGGTGACGTTAGTGCTGTCCACCACGATTGTCTGAGACGCTGGCTCGTCGAG AGTTCAATGAACGCGGACAGCTTGTCGTGCAAAGTATGCGGTACAAAGTACAACGTGGAACATGCTAGTCGTTTGGATTGGCAGAACGGTTTGACGCCGCGTCATTGGGTACAAACAATTGCGATTGTTACGACAATGTGCGGTTCGTCCGCCGCTGCTTGGGTACTCATTCAATTAGTCGAAGGGCCGATAATTAGGATGCTAGCGGCTGGCACCGCACTTTTGGTCATGTACGTCTGCATCAg ATTTTTGAGCCTGAACACGGTTGTAGCATATCAACGTGCCAAAATATCAGCTCTAAATATCGTCAACGCCGAGAGTACTAGTGCCGCCAGTCCTCAGGTCACCACCATAAGTCATACAATCGCTGTAGATTTAGCTAAGACCGAAATGGTCACAtcataa